A stretch of Fundicoccus culcitae DNA encodes these proteins:
- a CDS encoding DNA-3-methyladenine glycosylase I: protein MKRCDWITNKPDYYVTYHDTVWGKPEHDDRQQYKWLILEMFHIGLSWQLVLSKEANFAEAFDNYDYTIIANYGPDDVERLINNPAIIRHRKKIEAAIANAKAFMAIQAEWGTFDAFIWHFSEGQTIMREKDTPVKSQSDLSDTVTTALKKAGFKFIGSVTIYSYLQAIGIVNDHDWDCAFR, encoded by the coding sequence ATGAAACGTTGCGATTGGATAACCAACAAACCCGATTATTACGTCACTTACCATGATACCGTCTGGGGCAAACCGGAACACGATGACCGCCAACAATACAAATGGCTCATCCTTGAAATGTTCCACATTGGCTTATCTTGGCAACTAGTCTTGTCTAAGGAAGCCAATTTTGCTGAAGCTTTTGACAATTATGATTACACCATTATTGCTAACTATGGCCCAGATGATGTTGAGCGTCTAATCAATAACCCAGCGATTATCCGCCACCGCAAGAAAATCGAAGCCGCCATCGCCAATGCTAAGGCGTTTATGGCAATTCAAGCTGAATGGGGCACTTTTGATGCCTTTATTTGGCATTTCAGCGAGGGTCAAACGATTATGCGCGAAAAGGATACGCCAGTTAAATCACAATCCGATTTAAGCGATACCGTAACCACCGCCTTAAAGAAAGCCGGCTTTAAATTTATCGGCAGCGTCACAATCTACTCATATTTGCAAGCCATTGGCATTGTGAATGACCATGACTGGGATTGCGCGTTTCGGTAG
- a CDS encoding MurR/RpiR family transcriptional regulator → MSFFGNIDFNELTETERYIYDFMTSNSNKIPYMRVREIADESHTSASSVMRFIRKLGYESFTDFRSHYQTSKVELNDLLDGLNILNKDNFPTDLAAKLRQVAVIIRDCENLVFVGIGSSGAICEYAARRFALLGYNTYPMTDPTYPIFAKLRNTSNNVAIMLSVSGATTELLELANGFKNKRDFTTVAITGAAESTLAKMSEHVLSYRVERRTLHRYEDITSQIPSIFLIESLSEAVLQFEEPQPE, encoded by the coding sequence ATGTCATTTTTTGGAAATATCGATTTCAACGAACTAACCGAAACTGAGCGCTACATTTACGATTTTATGACGAGCAATAGCAACAAAATACCCTACATGCGCGTACGTGAAATTGCGGATGAATCGCACACATCAGCCTCATCGGTGATGCGCTTTATTCGCAAACTAGGCTATGAAAGTTTCACTGATTTCCGCTCACATTACCAAACGTCGAAAGTGGAACTCAACGATTTACTCGATGGACTGAACATCTTAAATAAAGATAATTTCCCAACCGATTTAGCGGCCAAACTCCGCCAAGTAGCCGTCATCATTAGAGATTGTGAAAACCTAGTGTTCGTAGGGATTGGATCTTCAGGTGCGATTTGTGAATATGCGGCCCGACGGTTTGCCCTCCTAGGCTACAACACCTACCCGATGACCGACCCAACCTATCCCATTTTCGCTAAACTCAGAAACACATCCAACAATGTGGCCATCATGTTGTCCGTCTCTGGAGCAACGACTGAACTGCTCGAATTAGCCAACGGCTTCAAGAACAAACGCGACTTCACAACCGTCGCCATCACAGGTGCCGCCGAAAGTACCCTGGCAAAAATGTCCGAGCACGTCCTTAGTTACCGCGTGGAACGCCGCACCCTGCATCGCTACGAAGACATCACGAGCCAAATCCCTAGTATTTTCCTCATCGAATCCCTCTCAGAAGCCGTTCTGCAATTCGAAGAACCCCAACCCGAATAA
- a CDS encoding 6-phospho-beta-glucosidase, producing MQSKQLPKDFLWGGAVAAHQIEGGWDADGKGMSIADVMTAGANGLARDITEGVMADKYYPNHEAIDFYHRYKEDIQLFKELGLKAFRTSINWTRIFPKGDETEPNEAGLQFYDDLFDELIAANIEPVITLSHFEIPYHLYQVYGGFRNKKLIDFFVHYAETVMTRYKDKVKYWMTFNEINNQADGQHDLHVWTNSAIRFTEGENKEELIYQAGLNELIASAKVVKLGHQINPDFQIGCMMAYVPIYPYSANPDDQMAALKTMHRRFYYSDIHARGAIPAYILKEWERKGYHIDYSQAELTALKEGTVDYIGFSYYMSGTVTTIDNLAGHPSNDYPNTKMLGNPFVKASDWGWQIDPVGLRYTLNLIYERYNLPLFIVENGFGAYDKVEADGQIKDDYRIAYLKAHIEAMKASVLEDGVDLMGYTPWGIIDIVSFGTGEMEKRYGMIHVDKDNQGNGTLKRTKKQSFDWYQQVIATNGQTL from the coding sequence ATGCAAAGCAAACAATTACCCAAAGATTTTTTATGGGGTGGCGCTGTAGCAGCCCATCAAATTGAAGGCGGCTGGGATGCTGATGGCAAAGGTATGTCTATTGCTGACGTCATGACCGCTGGTGCTAACGGGCTAGCCCGCGATATCACCGAAGGCGTGATGGCAGACAAATATTACCCCAACCACGAAGCGATCGACTTTTACCACCGTTACAAAGAAGATATTCAATTATTTAAAGAACTAGGCTTAAAAGCCTTTAGAACATCTATCAACTGGACACGCATTTTCCCCAAAGGCGATGAAACCGAACCAAATGAAGCGGGCTTACAATTTTATGATGACCTATTCGATGAACTAATAGCCGCTAACATTGAACCCGTCATCACCCTGTCCCATTTTGAAATCCCCTATCACCTTTACCAAGTATACGGTGGCTTTAGAAACAAAAAGTTGATTGACTTCTTCGTCCACTATGCTGAAACCGTCATGACCAGATATAAAGATAAAGTGAAATACTGGATGACCTTTAACGAAATCAATAACCAAGCCGACGGTCAACATGATTTACACGTTTGGACCAACTCCGCCATCCGCTTTACAGAGGGCGAAAACAAAGAAGAACTCATTTATCAAGCCGGCTTAAACGAATTAATCGCCAGTGCTAAAGTGGTAAAACTGGGTCACCAAATCAATCCAGACTTTCAAATTGGCTGCATGATGGCCTATGTTCCAATCTATCCATACTCAGCAAACCCAGATGATCAAATGGCCGCTCTTAAAACCATGCATCGTCGCTTTTACTACAGTGATATCCATGCACGTGGCGCAATACCTGCCTACATCCTTAAGGAATGGGAACGCAAAGGCTACCATATCGACTACTCGCAAGCAGAACTAACAGCCCTAAAAGAAGGAACCGTTGACTACATTGGCTTTAGCTATTACATGTCTGGCACAGTTACAACCATTGACAACCTGGCCGGTCACCCATCAAATGACTATCCAAACACCAAAATGCTAGGTAACCCATTTGTGAAAGCCAGTGATTGGGGTTGGCAAATCGATCCGGTCGGCTTACGTTATACGCTCAACCTCATTTACGAACGCTATAATTTACCTTTATTTATTGTCGAAAATGGTTTTGGGGCGTATGACAAAGTCGAAGCCGACGGACAAATTAAAGACGATTATCGCATTGCCTACTTAAAGGCCCACATTGAAGCCATGAAAGCGAGCGTCCTAGAAGACGGCGTTGACCTGATGGGCTACACCCCTTGGGGCATCATCGATATTGTCAGCTTTGGTACGGGTGAAATGGAAAAACGTTACGGCATGATTCACGTCGACAAAGATAACCAAGGTAACGGCACCCTTAAACGGACGAAAAAACAATCCTTTGACTGGTACCAACAAGTTATCGCCACTAACGGCCAAACCCTTTAA